The genomic stretch GGCTTCTTCGACAGAGGGACCGGCGAGATGTTCGCTGCGTCACACGGATCGGACCGCATATATGGCTGCTTCTGCGCGCACAGTAGTCGACCGGTTTGACGACTAGCCAGTAACCGCAGGTCCGGCCGCCACTGTTCACGCATGCCGCACAGGCTTACGCTTGATCGCCATGGCATCCACACCAGCCGGTAACGGCAGGACGCGCGTGCACGTGGTCAGCGACGTACACGGAAACGTCCGTGACCTGGCCAGAGCCGGGGACGGCGCGGACGCCCTGATCTGCCTGGGTGACCTGGTCCTCTTCCTCGACTACGCGGACCACTCCCGCGGCATCTTCCCCGACCTCTTCGGCGCCGAGGCCGCCGACCGCATCGTCGAACTGCGCACCGCCCGCCGCTACGAGGAGGCGCGCGAGTTCGGCGCCCGGCTGTGGGCGGGCATCGGCGCCGACCGCGGCGCGGTCATCGAGAAAGCGGTGCGCAAGCAGTACGCCGAGCTGTTCGCGGCGTTCCCGACCCCGACGTACGCCACCTACGGCAACGTCGACATGCCGCCCCTGTGGCCGGAGTACGCCGGACCGGGCACCACCGTGCTGGACGGGCAGCGGGTGGAGATAGGCGGCTGGACCTTCGGCTTCGTCGGCGGCGGACTGCGCACGCCGATGCGCACGCCCTACGAGATCAGCGATGAGGAGTACGCGGCGAAGATCGAGGCGGTCGGCGAGGTGGACGTGCTGTGCACCCACATCCCGCCGGAGGTGCCCGATCTGGTCTACGACACGGTCGCGCGGCGCTTCGAGCGGGGCAGCCGGGCGCTGCTGGAGGCGATCCGCCGGACCCGGCCCCGGTACTCGCTCTTCGGTCATGTGCATCAGCCCCTGGTGAGCCGCATGCGCATCGGTTCGACGGAGTGCGTGAACGTCGGGCACTTCGCGGGGAGCGGGAAGCCATGGGCGCTGGAGTTCGGCGGGTCGGGTGCGCGGTAGCCTTCACGCTGCACACACGTGCGCATGAGGACGACCTACCGGCCCGCATCTGGAGGAGCCACGGCGATGGCGGAACACACCAGTTCGAGCATCACGATCGAGGCGGCACCGGCCGACGTCATGGGGGTGATCGCCGACTTCGCCCGCTACCCGGACTGGACCGGCGAGGTGAAGGAGGCGGAGGTGCTGGCCTCCGACGGCCAGGGCCGCGCCGAGCAGGTGCGCCTGGTGATGGACGCGGGGGCGATCAAGGACGACCAGGTGCTCGCGTACACCTGGACCGGGGAGCACGAGGTGTCCTGGACCCTGGTGAAGTCACAGATGCTGCGGTCGCTGGACGGGTCGTACATTCTGAAGGCGGCCGGCTCCGGCTCGACCGAGGTCACCTATGTCCTGACGGTCGACGTCAAGATCCCGATGCTCGGGATGATCAAGCGCAAGGCCGAGAAGGTCATCATCGACCGGGCGCTGGCCGGGTTGAAGAAGAGGGTGGAGTCGGGTTCCAAGTAGCGGTTGGCAGTGCCTTACCGTTCACCCTCATGCGCACCATCTTGATCACGGGCCCCGGCGGCAGCGGTCGTACGACCGTTGCCGCTGCCACCGCGCTTGCCGCCGCGCGTGACGGTGAGCGGGTACTGCTGCTGAGCGGTGACCGGGGTGACAGCCTCGGTGTCGTGCTCGGTGCCGTCACCGGGCCCTCGCCCGTGGTGGTCGGGGAGCGGCTCACCGTCTGGCGGCCCGATGCCGCCGCCGGATTCCGTGCCGATCTCGCCGCCTTCCAGGAACGCGCCACCGCCGCCCTCGATCTGCTCGGTGCCTCCCGGCTCGACCCCGAGGAGGTCACCCCGCTGCCGGGCGCCGAGGAGCTGACGCTGCTGCGCGCACTGCGCGACGCCGCCCTCTCGGAGCTGCACGACCTGCTCGTCGTCGATCTTCCGGCCACCCCGCACGCCCTCGCGCTGCTCGCCCTCCCCGAGGAGTTGCGCCGCTATCTGCGGCGGCTGCTGCCCCCGGAGCGGCAGGCGGCGCGGGCCCTGCGGCCCGTGCTCGGGCGGCTGGCCGGGGTTCCCATGCCCGCGGAGTGGCTGTACGAGACCGCCGCTCGCTGGGACGTGGAGCTGGCCGCCGTGGAGGCCGTCGTCGCCGACCGGAACACCGCCGTGCGGCTCGTCGCCGAACCCGGCCCCGCCGGAGCCGACGCCGTGCACGCGGCCACGCTCGCCCTCGCCCTGCGCGGACTGCGCCCCGACGTCCTGGTCGCCAACCGCGCCGCACCGGAGGACTGGCCCGCCGGACTCGTCGCCCAGCAGCGCAAGACGCTGGAGGAGTGGCAGGAGTCGTACGACGTCCAGGTCGTCCCGCACCTCGGACGCGACCCGCGCGGCGCCGACGATCTCACCGAGCTCGGGGTCCGGCCCACCGTCAACGGCCGGCCCTCCACGGTCGAGTGGCCCGTCACCGACGCTCTCGCCGACGACGGTGTGCTGGTGTGGACCATTCCGCTGCCCGGCGCCATACGCGACGACCTCGACCTCGTCCGGCGCGGGGACGAACTCGTCGTCACCGCCGGGCCGTTCCGCCGTATCGTCCCGCTGCCCTCAGCCCTGCGCCGGTGCACCGTCGACGGGGCCGCGCTGCGCGACGAGGAGCTGCGGATCCGGTTCGCCCCCGACCCGGATCTGTGGCCCGGACCCCGGTGAATCCGGTACGCCCGTTCGGGTAACGTCGTAGGGACGAACCGTAGTCAGGAGTCCGTCATGAGCGAAGAGCTCCAGCCGTCCGACGCCCCCGGCGAGGAGGCGCTCGACGAGGTACGGGCCACCGACGCCGACGCCTGGGCGACGGCGTGCGCCGAGGATCTCGCGGCGGAGCGGTCCCGCCGCCGCGAACAGTACGGCCCGCCCCCGGGCTCGGCCGCCGAAGAACTGCGCAAGCTCGTCGACGCGGTCAGCGACAAGCTGTCCTCGCTCCAGTCCCCGCTGCTCGGCGCGGTCGCCGGACCCGCCGCCCAGCAGGTGGTCAAGCAGGTCGTCCAGCAGGCCAAGGCCGCCGTCGAGCCGGTCATCGAGCGCAACCCGGACGTCTTCGACCACCTGGCCGCGGCCGGCAACGAACTCCTCGCCGCCTACCGCTCCGCCGTCCAGTCCCAGGAGCGCCGCTGGACCGCGGGGGACGACCAGGAGCGCCGCGACCGGGGCGACGACTCCGGTCCCGGTGAACGCATCGACTTGGACTAAAGCCCCCTCGGGTACGGTTGGCCATAGCGGGGCTCGACCGAAACTGAGGGATTCATGGGACTCACCATCGGCGTCGACATCGGCGGCACGAAGATCGCGGCCGGCGTGGTCGACGAGGAAGGCAACATCCTCTCGACCCACAAGGTGCCGACCCCGGGCACGCCCGAGGGCATCGTGGACGCCATCGCCTCCGCCGTGGAGGGCGCGCGCGCCGGGCACGAGATCGTCGGCGTGGGCATCGGTGCGGCCGGATACGTCAACCGTCAGCGCTCGACGGTCTACTTCGCGCCGAACATCGACTGGCGCCAGGAGCCGCTGAAGGAGAAGGTCGAGGCCCGCGTGGGTCTCCCGGTCGTCGTGGAGAACGACGCCAACGCCGCGGCCTGGGGCGAGTACAAGTTCGGCGCCGGCAAGGGCCACCGCAACGTCATCTGCATCACGCTCGGCACCGGCCTCGGCGGCGGCATCATCATCGGCAACAAGCTGCGTCGCGGCCACTTCGGCGTGGCCGCCGAGTTCGGCCACATCCGCATGGTCCCGGACGGCCTCCTGTGCGGCTGCGGCTCGCAGGGCTGCTGGGAGCAGTACGCCTCCGGCCGCGCCCTCGTCCGGTACGCCAAGCAGCGTGCCAACGCCACCCCGGAGCTCGCCGACGTGCTGCTCGGCCTCGGCGACGGCACGCCGGACGGCATCGAGGGCAAGCACATCTCCATGGCCGCGCGCCAGGGCTGCCCCGTCGCCGTCGACTCCTACCGTGAGCTGGCCCGCTGGGCCGGCGCCGGCCTCGCGGACCTGGCCTCCCTCTTCGACCCGTCCGCCTTCATCGTCGGCGGCGGCCTCTCCGACGAGGGCGAACTGGTCCTCGACCCGATCCGCAAGTCCTACAAGCGCTGGCTGGTCGGCGGCAACTGGCGCCCCGTGGCCGACGTGATCGCGGCCCAGCTCGGCAACGAGGCGGGCCTGGTGGGCGCGGCGGACCTGGCACGGGAGCCCGACCCGATCATGTGAGTCCCTGACGGGGCGCGAGGGGGGATACACCTCGCGCCCCCTCTTCGGGCGTCCATGGGCGTACATTGATCCGCATGTCTGACGGTTCAGCCCTCGTCCGAGTCCTGAGCTACAACATCCGCTCGATGAGAGACGACACCGCGGCCCTGGCCAAGGTGATCAAAGCCAGCGCACCGGACCTCGTCCTGATCCAAGAAGCCCCCCGCTTCTTCCGCTGGCGCAAGAAACTGGCCCGCCTCGCCAAGGCATCCGACCTCGTCATCCTCACCGGCGGAGCCACCGCCGCGGGCCCGGCGATCCTCTGCGACCTGCGCACCACGGTCGAGCGCACCGAGGACGTCCTGCTCCCGCTCACCCCGGGCCAACACCGCCGCGGTTTCGCCACCGCCGTGGTCCGACTCGGCGGCGCCCGGCTGGGCGTGCTGAGCTGTCACCTCAGCCTCCACAAGGACGAACGCTACGAGCAGGCCGGGATGCTCCTGGACCGCCTGGCCGGAATGGGCGTGGACCATGTGGTCGCGGGCGGGGACCTGAACGAACGCCCCGGCGGCCGCACCTTCACCCGCCTGTCCGGCACCCTCCAGGACTGCTGGGCCACGGCCCCCGACGGCGGCGAGCACACCTGGACGCGGACCGAGCCCCACGGCCGTATCGACGCGATCTTCGCCACCAAGGGCATCGAGGTACTCGGCTGCGGGGTCCCGCTCGACCTCCCCGGCGTCACGGACACAGACCTGAGGGCGGCCACGGACCACCTCCCGGTCCTGGCCACCCTCAGAATCCCCACGGCCTAGCTACGGCCGCTGCTTCGCCTTGTCGACGACGGCCCAGCTGTCGAGGTACGAGAGCTGGGTGTACGTCTTCATCGCCGCGCCGTCCCCCGAGGTGCGCGTGTCACGGAAGCCGAGGAATTCGTACGTCCTCGGATCGAAGATGAAGTAGCCACCGAAGCCCGTCGTCCCCTCCGGGAGCGTCGGGTCGTCGTAGGTGATGGCCACGCCGGTGCGCCCCTTGGCGTCCTGCTGGTTCGGGACGACCTTCACCCCGGGCACCATGCCGAGCGCCTCGTACGCCGCCGGGCGCAGCCCCTCCGGCATCACCGGCACCAGCTTGAGCAGTCCGGCGAGGCTGAAGTGGATCTGCGACCACCCCTCGTCGCTGATGTCGTCCAGCGAGTCGGACTTCCCGCCCGGGAGCCCATGGCGCCCGATCTCGAGAATCAGCTCCTCAGGGTCGGTCGGCAGCTTCTCCAGCGAGCCCCAGTCCTGCGGCGGCCACACGCTCTCGTTCTCCTTGAGCGGCTGCGACCACCAGCCCTTGCCGATCTCCATGATCCAGGACGCCTGCGAACCGTCCACCGAGCGCCAGTTCTCGTCGACGTAGCTCTTCGTGGTGCCCGTCTTCTGCTCGGTCTCCTTGATGATCTCCTTGGTGTAGATGAACTGGTCGTCACGCGGGGTGACCGCCTCCTCGTGCTCGCGCTGGTAGGCGGCGGCCCCGTTCAGGACCGTCTGCGCGCTCACGTTCTCCAGGGCGGGCGTGGCCGCCGACCGCGGCGCCGACGGCTTCGCCGTACCGCCCCGGGCGGTGCCGTCGTCGTGCCGTACGGCGACCAGCACCCCGGCGACGACCGCGGCGGTGAGCACCCCGGTCAGCGCGATGCGCAGGACGGGCCGCCGGTGCCGCACGACCGGAGTCGGGTCGTTCATCGACTGGTGCAGGCGGGCTCGCATCCGGCGCCTGGTCTGGTCGTCGAGCGGGGGCACTCCGGTGTCGAAGTCCCTCAGTGCCCTCAATTCCCGCAGTTCCTGCGGGTGGTCCGTGTCACGCATGGGCGTCTGCCTCTCGGAAAGCTGTCGGATCGGATCCGCCCAGTGCTTCGCGCAATCTGCTGCGAGCCCGGTGCAGCCGGGATCTGACCGTGCCGACGGGCACGCCGAGGGCCTGGGCCGCCTCCTCGTAGTCGAGGCCGGCCCAGGCCACCAGCAGCACGACATCGCGGTGCCGGGCGGACAGCCCGGCCAGCGCTGCTGCCAGTTCCCGGCGCACCCCCGTGGCACCGGCCCTGGAAACCGCCCGGTCCGCGACCGGTTCGTCGTGCTCGACCGGCTCCGGTATCCGCGCCAGCGCCTTGAACCGGCGCGCCTCGGCCCGGCGGTGCCGGCTCACGAGGTTGGTCGCGATACCGAACAGCCACGGGCGGGCGTCGTCCCGTCCCAGGTCGTAGGTGTGGCGCCGCTGAAAGGCGGTGATGAAGGTCTCCGCCGTCAGATCCTCCGCCGCCTCGGGACCGAGCCGCCGGGCCGCGTAACGGTGCACGGCGTCGGCGTACCGGTCGTAGAGCACGGCGAACTGCTCGGGCTCGTCCCGGGACCGTGCGATCACGCGGGCATCACTCTCCTCGCGATCCTCGTCGCGGGTGCCGACGCCCGGTGGTGCGACGGTCATCGGGGCTCCTTTCGTCCGTCTGAACGCCTCGAAGGCTTGGGCTTGTTCGGGTTGTTCACCTGTCCTTCGCCGATCGGCGGGATCGAGTTCCGTTTTTCGCGGGCCCTTTCGCGCGGACACGAAAGGGCCCGCCCGGAGCTGGTCCGGACGGGCCCTCACCCGTATCTGTGTCTGTCAGACGACCGCGCCGCGCCCCGGGTCCCCGTCGTCCTCGTCATCCGTGCGCATCCGCATCACCAGCGTGGCGAAGCCGCCCAGGAAGCCGCCGATGCCGATCGTCGTCAGCCACCAGGTCATGTCCCAGTTGAGCAGCACCGCGAGCAGCAGCAGTATCGGGCCGCCGAGCACCGCCAGCCACGCGAACTTCGCCGTGGTGTCCGCCGCGGGCAGCGGCGGCGGCTCCGGCGGGACGAAGTGACCCTCGTCGTCCTCGTCGAGGTCGTCGTCCGAGGGCTCCGGCGCGGTGTAGTCGCGCGGGCCGACGCCGGGCGCGAAGGTGACCGAGCCGCCGAGGGGGGCCGCGGGCTGCTTCTCCTCCGGCTCCTCGTCGTTGGTCTCCGGTTCCAGCAGCGCCAGGTCCTCGACGGACTTGAACGGCTTGGCGCCCGGCGGGTCCGGCGGCTCGTCGCCGTACCCGGCGACGATGGCCTCCCAGGCGGCGTCCTCGTCGAAACGGGCTCCTTGGTCGTCCGGCTCGCGATCCTCACGGTCGGAGTCGTGCTCAGCCACCTACGGCCGTCCCTTCCTTGCCGAGACTGGGTGCGAGCCGGCTCATGAAGGCGTGGCTCTCCGCGAAGATCCGCTCCGCATCATGGTCCAACGTCGCCACGTGGTAGCTCTGTTCCAGCACGATCTCCGTCACGTCCGTCGACGACACCCGGCTGAGCACCCGGGCCGAGTCGGCGGGCGGCACCACATGGTCCTGAGTGCTGTGCAGAAGCAGCAGCGGCTGCGTGACCTGCGGCAGCTCGCCGTCGACCCGGCGGAAGAAGTTCCGCAGGGAGTGCGCGGCGTGCAGCGGCACCCGGTCGTAGCCGACCTCGTCGCTGCCCTCCTTGGCGATGTCGCTGGCGATGCCCTTCGTCGTCCGCACGAGGTGCCTGGCCACCGGAAGGGCGTGCGCGGCCAGGCCGTGCACCTTGTTCGCGGGGTTGACGACCACCACGCCGTCCACCGCGTCGCCGTGCTTCGCCGCCAGCCGGAGCGCCAGGGCACCGCCCATGGACAGACCGGCCACGAAGAGGTGGGTGGAGCGCTCCCGCAGGGCGCGCAGCTCGCGGTCCACCTCCGCGTACCAGTCCTGCCAGCCGGTGAGCTGGAGATCCTCCCAGCGGGTGCCGTGCCCGGGCAGCAGCGGCAGCGAGACGGTCAGACCGCGTGCGGCGAGATACTCCGCCCAGGGGCGCAGCGACTGCGGGGAACCGGTGAAGCCGTGGCAGAGGAGTACGGAGATCTCCCCGCCCTCATGGCGGTACGGCTCGGCTCCAGGAAGGACCGGCACCTTCGGTCTCCTGTTCATGAGGTCGGTTGCAGGTACTTCACCGTACGCGACCGCACTGACACCGACCAGGGTCGTCGGGGTCTTTGACGGCGCTCCGGGTTAAGGTCTGATCCACAGACACAGGAGGCACTCGGTTGTTGTACGGCGCGATGAAGGTATCCATCGGGGGGCCGCTGAAGCTCGCCTTCAGGCCCTGGGTGGAAGGCCTGGAGAACATTCCCGCCGAGGGCCCCGCCATCCTGGCGAGCAACCACCTCTCGTTCTCGGACTCGTTCTTCCTCCCCGCGGTCCTCGACCGCAAGGTCACCTTCATCGCGAAGGCGGAGTACTTCACCACCCCCGGCGTCAAGGGGCGGCTGACGGCCGCGTTCTTCAAGGGCGTCGGCCAGCTCCCCGTGGACCGCTCCGGCGCGCGCGGCGCGGGCGAGGCCGCCATCAAGAGCGGCATCGAGGTCCTGGAGCGCGGCGAGCTGTTCGGCATCTACCCGGAGGGCACCCGCTCGCCCGACGGCCGGCTCTACCGGGGCAAGCCCGGCGGCCTCGCGCGCGTGGCGCTCGCCAGCGGGGCGCCGGTCATCCCGGTCGCCATGATCGACACCGAGAAGATCCAGCCGCCGGGCAAGGTCATGCCCAAGCTGATGCGCCCGGGCATCCGGATCGGCAAGCCCCTCGACTTCGGCCGCTACCAGGGCATGGAGCACGACCGCTTCGTCCTGCGCGCGCTGACCGACGAGGTCATGTACGAGATCATGCAGCTCTCCGGCCAGGAGTACGTCGACATGTACGCGACCGCCGCCAAGCGGCAGATCGCGGAGGCGGCGAAGGCCGAGAAGGAAGCGGAGAAGGCGGCCAAGGCCGCTCTCGCCAAGGCCGAGCAGGACCAGGCGGACAAAGAGAAGTCCGAGTCCTAGAGGGTCCTGGCGGCGGCAGTCGGGTTCGGGGGGGTGGGGGAGTTGGCCAAGCGCGAGAAAGTCCTGCGGATGTCGGTCGAGCAGCCGCTGTGGCGTGCGCTCAGGGGGTACCGGATCCTCACCCTGCTGTACGCGATAGGCCTGTTCATCAGCGCCTACGACGAGTTCGCCCGCCCCTGGGCCGCCATCGCCTACTTCGCCGTACTGACCGTGTGGACGTTCGCCACCCTGCCCAAGGTCGCGAACGCCGCCGCCTGCACCCGGCGCTTCCTCGCCGCCGATCTCACCCTCGCGCTCGTCGGCATCCTGCTCACCCGGTTCGCCGACTCCACCGCGCACATCGAGTCGGGCAGTCCGACGCTGCCGTCGATATGGACGGCCGGTTCGGTGCTGGCCTTCGCCATCAAGGGCGGCTGGCGGTGGGCGGCCTTCGCCTCCACGCTGGTCGCCGTCGCCAACCTGGTCCACCGCGGCTCCCCGACCCGGGACACCGTCCATGCGGTGATCCTCGTCTGGGTCGCCTCCATCGCCATCGGCTACGTCGTCGAGGTGGCCCGCGCCTCCGAGCGCACCCTCGCCCGGGCCCTGGAGATCGAGGCCGCGACCAGGGAGCGCGAGCGGCTCGCCCGGGACATCCACGACAGCGTGCTCCAGGTGCTGGCGATGGTGCAGCGGCGCGGTGCCGTCATCGGCGGTGAGGCGGCCGAACTGGGCCGGCTGGCGGGCGAGCAGGAAGTGGCGCTGCGCACCCTGGTCTCCGGCGGCCTGACCCCGGTCTCGCGGGTCTCCGAGGACGCGGCCGAGGGGGCGCTCGTCCGGGCCGTGGACGAGGAGACGGACGACGACGGGCCGCTCGATCTGCGGGGACTGCTCGCGCCCTACGCCGGCTCCCGGGTGAACCTCGCCGAGCCCGGGGCGCCCGTCGTACTGCCCCCGGCCGCCGCGCGGGAGCTGGCCGCGGCCGTCGGGGCCGCCCTGGACAATGTGCGCAAGCACGCGGGCGAGCAGGCACGCGCGTGGATCCTGGTGGAGGACGAGCCCGACGCGGTCATCGTCACCGTCCGGGACGACGGACCCGGCATCCCCGAGGGGCGGCTCGCGCAGGCCGAGGGCGAGGGGCGGCTCGGGGTCGCCCTGTCGATCCGGGGCCGGCTGCGGGACATCGGGGGCAGCGCGGAGCTGATCTCGGTGCCCGGGCAGGGCACGGAAGTCGAACTGAAAGTACCGAAGCAGATGTCCCGGGGGACGCGATGAGCGAGCAGCAGACCGGCCCGATCAAGGTCATGGTGGTCGACGACCACCCCATGTGGCGTGACGCGGTCGCCCGGGACCTGGCCGAGTCCGGGTTCGAGGTGGTCGCCACCGCGGGCGACGGCGAGCAGGCCGTGCGCCGCGCCAAGGCCGC from Streptomyces davaonensis JCM 4913 encodes the following:
- a CDS encoding metallophosphoesterase family protein; its protein translation is MASTPAGNGRTRVHVVSDVHGNVRDLARAGDGADALICLGDLVLFLDYADHSRGIFPDLFGAEAADRIVELRTARRYEEAREFGARLWAGIGADRGAVIEKAVRKQYAELFAAFPTPTYATYGNVDMPPLWPEYAGPGTTVLDGQRVEIGGWTFGFVGGGLRTPMRTPYEISDEEYAAKIEAVGEVDVLCTHIPPEVPDLVYDTVARRFERGSRALLEAIRRTRPRYSLFGHVHQPLVSRMRIGSTECVNVGHFAGSGKPWALEFGGSGAR
- a CDS encoding SRPBCC family protein codes for the protein MAEHTSSSITIEAAPADVMGVIADFARYPDWTGEVKEAEVLASDGQGRAEQVRLVMDAGAIKDDQVLAYTWTGEHEVSWTLVKSQMLRSLDGSYILKAAGSGSTEVTYVLTVDVKIPMLGMIKRKAEKVIIDRALAGLKKRVESGSK
- a CDS encoding ArsA family ATPase encodes the protein MRTILITGPGGSGRTTVAAATALAAARDGERVLLLSGDRGDSLGVVLGAVTGPSPVVVGERLTVWRPDAAAGFRADLAAFQERATAALDLLGASRLDPEEVTPLPGAEELTLLRALRDAALSELHDLLVVDLPATPHALALLALPEELRRYLRRLLPPERQAARALRPVLGRLAGVPMPAEWLYETAARWDVELAAVEAVVADRNTAVRLVAEPGPAGADAVHAATLALALRGLRPDVLVANRAAPEDWPAGLVAQQRKTLEEWQESYDVQVVPHLGRDPRGADDLTELGVRPTVNGRPSTVEWPVTDALADDGVLVWTIPLPGAIRDDLDLVRRGDELVVTAGPFRRIVPLPSALRRCTVDGAALRDEELRIRFAPDPDLWPGPR
- a CDS encoding DUF5304 domain-containing protein, which codes for MSEELQPSDAPGEEALDEVRATDADAWATACAEDLAAERSRRREQYGPPPGSAAEELRKLVDAVSDKLSSLQSPLLGAVAGPAAQQVVKQVVQQAKAAVEPVIERNPDVFDHLAAAGNELLAAYRSAVQSQERRWTAGDDQERRDRGDDSGPGERIDLD
- a CDS encoding ROK family glucokinase, which codes for MGLTIGVDIGGTKIAAGVVDEEGNILSTHKVPTPGTPEGIVDAIASAVEGARAGHEIVGVGIGAAGYVNRQRSTVYFAPNIDWRQEPLKEKVEARVGLPVVVENDANAAAWGEYKFGAGKGHRNVICITLGTGLGGGIIIGNKLRRGHFGVAAEFGHIRMVPDGLLCGCGSQGCWEQYASGRALVRYAKQRANATPELADVLLGLGDGTPDGIEGKHISMAARQGCPVAVDSYRELARWAGAGLADLASLFDPSAFIVGGGLSDEGELVLDPIRKSYKRWLVGGNWRPVADVIAAQLGNEAGLVGAADLAREPDPIM
- a CDS encoding endonuclease/exonuclease/phosphatase family protein; translated protein: MSDGSALVRVLSYNIRSMRDDTAALAKVIKASAPDLVLIQEAPRFFRWRKKLARLAKASDLVILTGGATAAGPAILCDLRTTVERTEDVLLPLTPGQHRRGFATAVVRLGGARLGVLSCHLSLHKDERYEQAGMLLDRLAGMGVDHVVAGGDLNERPGGRTFTRLSGTLQDCWATAPDGGEHTWTRTEPHGRIDAIFATKGIEVLGCGVPLDLPGVTDTDLRAATDHLPVLATLRIPTA
- a CDS encoding CU044_5270 family protein, whose translation is MRDTDHPQELRELRALRDFDTGVPPLDDQTRRRMRARLHQSMNDPTPVVRHRRPVLRIALTGVLTAAVVAGVLVAVRHDDGTARGGTAKPSAPRSAATPALENVSAQTVLNGAAAYQREHEEAVTPRDDQFIYTKEIIKETEQKTGTTKSYVDENWRSVDGSQASWIMEIGKGWWSQPLKENESVWPPQDWGSLEKLPTDPEELILEIGRHGLPGGKSDSLDDISDEGWSQIHFSLAGLLKLVPVMPEGLRPAAYEALGMVPGVKVVPNQQDAKGRTGVAITYDDPTLPEGTTGFGGYFIFDPRTYEFLGFRDTRTSGDGAAMKTYTQLSYLDSWAVVDKAKQRP
- a CDS encoding RNA polymerase sigma factor — protein: MTVAPPGVGTRDEDREESDARVIARSRDEPEQFAVLYDRYADAVHRYAARRLGPEAAEDLTAETFITAFQRRHTYDLGRDDARPWLFGIATNLVSRHRRAEARRFKALARIPEPVEHDEPVADRAVSRAGATGVRRELAAALAGLSARHRDVVLLVAWAGLDYEEAAQALGVPVGTVRSRLHRARSRLREALGGSDPTAFREADAHA
- a CDS encoding alpha/beta hydrolase; translated protein: MPVLPGAEPYRHEGGEISVLLCHGFTGSPQSLRPWAEYLAARGLTVSLPLLPGHGTRWEDLQLTGWQDWYAEVDRELRALRERSTHLFVAGLSMGGALALRLAAKHGDAVDGVVVVNPANKVHGLAAHALPVARHLVRTTKGIASDIAKEGSDEVGYDRVPLHAAHSLRNFFRRVDGELPQVTQPLLLLHSTQDHVVPPADSARVLSRVSSTDVTEIVLEQSYHVATLDHDAERIFAESHAFMSRLAPSLGKEGTAVGG
- a CDS encoding lysophospholipid acyltransferase family protein; protein product: MKVSIGGPLKLAFRPWVEGLENIPAEGPAILASNHLSFSDSFFLPAVLDRKVTFIAKAEYFTTPGVKGRLTAAFFKGVGQLPVDRSGARGAGEAAIKSGIEVLERGELFGIYPEGTRSPDGRLYRGKPGGLARVALASGAPVIPVAMIDTEKIQPPGKVMPKLMRPGIRIGKPLDFGRYQGMEHDRFVLRALTDEVMYEIMQLSGQEYVDMYATAAKRQIAEAAKAEKEAEKAAKAALAKAEQDQADKEKSES
- the macS gene encoding MacS family sensor histidine kinase; translation: MAKREKVLRMSVEQPLWRALRGYRILTLLYAIGLFISAYDEFARPWAAIAYFAVLTVWTFATLPKVANAAACTRRFLAADLTLALVGILLTRFADSTAHIESGSPTLPSIWTAGSVLAFAIKGGWRWAAFASTLVAVANLVHRGSPTRDTVHAVILVWVASIAIGYVVEVARASERTLARALEIEAATRERERLARDIHDSVLQVLAMVQRRGAVIGGEAAELGRLAGEQEVALRTLVSGGLTPVSRVSEDAAEGALVRAVDEETDDDGPLDLRGLLAPYAGSRVNLAEPGAPVVLPPAAARELAAAVGAALDNVRKHAGEQARAWILVEDEPDAVIVTVRDDGPGIPEGRLAQAEGEGRLGVALSIRGRLRDIGGSAELISVPGQGTEVELKVPKQMSRGTR